The following coding sequences lie in one Polluticoccus soli genomic window:
- a CDS encoding NAD(P)H-hydrate dehydratase, which yields MKIFSALQIRACDAYTIHATGITSRDLMERAAGKCVEWLMANFEKEALFVVLCGTGNNGGDGLVITRMLNRLGYGAKAFLLQFSEELSTDCKANLERLQNIDSSLVDILQPETFITDIPANIVIVDAILGTGLNRQAEGWIASFIGHINDRPNRKVSIDIPSGMPADNVPGEGAAIIKADDTLSFQFYKRAFLHPETGTYAGNVHILDIGLHETFISSTHSNYQTIDEADVRAIYKPRLPFSHKGTFGTALLIGGSYGMMGAISLATKAAGRAGAGKVRSLVPECGYSVIQTLVPEAMCGTKGEKYITRIADWENADAIGIGPGIGTKEETIKAFANFLEACKQPVVIDADGLNILAKQPELLHKIPAGSVLTPHPGEFERLFGKTANSMLRLEHARTQAMKFNITIVLKDRYTAVISSEGECRYNITGNAGLATAGSGDVLTGIITGLISQKYDPHSAAVLGVYLHGLAGESASQIHSEEAMVAGDVIDALGKAFQTIR from the coding sequence ATGAAAATCTTTTCTGCTCTGCAGATACGGGCCTGTGACGCTTACACCATCCATGCAACAGGCATTACCTCGCGCGACCTGATGGAGCGCGCGGCCGGAAAATGTGTGGAATGGCTGATGGCCAACTTCGAAAAGGAAGCCTTGTTCGTGGTGCTTTGCGGAACCGGTAACAATGGAGGGGACGGGCTGGTGATCACGCGCATGCTGAACCGCCTTGGCTATGGGGCTAAGGCTTTTTTGCTGCAATTCAGCGAGGAACTGTCAACCGATTGTAAGGCCAACCTGGAAAGACTGCAGAATATCGATAGCAGCCTGGTCGATATATTACAACCCGAGACATTTATTACAGATATTCCGGCCAACATCGTGATCGTGGACGCGATATTAGGCACTGGGCTGAACAGGCAGGCGGAAGGTTGGATCGCCAGTTTTATTGGTCATATTAATGATAGACCCAACCGGAAGGTCTCGATCGATATACCAAGCGGTATGCCGGCCGATAACGTTCCTGGAGAAGGAGCTGCCATTATTAAGGCCGATGATACGTTAAGCTTCCAGTTTTACAAACGCGCATTCCTGCATCCTGAAACAGGAACTTATGCCGGAAATGTACATATACTGGATATCGGGCTGCATGAAACTTTTATTTCGTCGACGCATAGCAACTACCAAACCATAGATGAGGCGGATGTGCGTGCTATTTACAAACCTCGTCTGCCTTTTTCTCATAAGGGCACTTTTGGAACCGCGTTGCTGATAGGCGGTAGTTACGGTATGATGGGGGCCATTTCACTGGCGACGAAGGCAGCAGGCCGTGCAGGTGCAGGCAAGGTTCGCTCACTAGTGCCGGAATGTGGCTATAGTGTTATCCAAACCTTGGTGCCGGAGGCAATGTGTGGCACAAAGGGAGAGAAATATATTACCCGCATAGCAGACTGGGAGAATGCGGATGCTATTGGTATAGGTCCGGGTATCGGCACCAAAGAAGAAACGATCAAAGCGTTTGCAAATTTCCTGGAAGCATGCAAGCAGCCCGTAGTTATAGACGCTGATGGGTTAAACATATTGGCAAAACAACCGGAACTGCTTCATAAGATACCGGCAGGTAGCGTGCTTACCCCACACCCGGGAGAATTTGAACGCCTGTTCGGGAAGACTGCAAACAGTATGCTGCGCCTGGAACATGCACGTACGCAGGCTATGAAGTTTAATATCACCATTGTGCTCAAGGACAGGTATACTGCAGTTATTAGCTCCGAAGGTGAATGCAGGTATAATATTACAGGCAATGCAGGGTTAGCGACCGCAGGTTCGGGTGACGTGCTCACCGGTATCATCACTGGGCTTATCTCACAGAAATATGACCCGCATAGTGCAGCAGTGTTAGGCGTTTACCTGCATGGGTTAGCAGGTGAATCTGCATCTCAAATACATTCTGAAGAAGCTATGGTGGCAGGTGATGTGATCGATGCACTGGGAAAGGCTTTTCAAACAATACGATGA
- a CDS encoding metal-dependent hydrolase produces the protein MQFTYYGHSCFAVEVAGKKLLFDPFITGNELAKKIDVNAIEADYILVSHGHGDHVGDLVSIAKRTGATVIGMYEVVAWAQGQGAPKIHGMNLGTHSFEFGEVRMVPAAHSSSMPDGSYGGVAAGIIVKSSEGSFYFAGDTCLTMDMQLIPRYGKMDFAVLPIGGNFTMNAEDAAIAADFAQVTKVVGCHYDSFPPIKIDHLKAKEVFKNAGKELLLLNPGQTIEL, from the coding sequence ATGCAGTTTACTTATTACGGGCATTCCTGCTTTGCCGTAGAGGTAGCAGGTAAAAAGCTGTTGTTTGACCCCTTCATAACGGGCAACGAGCTGGCCAAAAAGATAGATGTGAACGCCATTGAGGCGGACTATATACTGGTGAGCCACGGTCACGGCGACCACGTGGGCGACCTGGTGAGCATAGCCAAACGCACAGGGGCAACCGTCATCGGCATGTACGAGGTGGTGGCCTGGGCACAGGGCCAGGGCGCGCCGAAGATACACGGCATGAACCTGGGCACGCACAGCTTTGAGTTTGGCGAAGTGCGCATGGTACCCGCAGCACACAGCAGCAGCATGCCCGATGGCAGCTATGGCGGTGTGGCGGCAGGCATCATAGTAAAGAGCAGCGAAGGCAGCTTTTACTTTGCCGGCGATACCTGCCTGACGATGGATATGCAGCTGATACCGCGCTATGGCAAAATGGATTTTGCCGTATTGCCTATTGGTGGCAACTTCACCATGAATGCAGAGGACGCGGCGATAGCTGCAGACTTTGCGCAGGTGACAAAGGTGGTAGGCTGTCACTACGATAGTTTTCCGCCTATCAAAATAGACCACTTGAAGGCGAAAGAAGTATTTAAGAATGCGGGCAAGGAGCTGTTGCTGCTGAACCCGGGTCAGACGATAGAACTGTAA
- a CDS encoding cold-shock protein, protein MQEGKVKFFNETKGFGFITPSAGGQDIFVHVSGLIDEIRENVMVSYEVQNGQKGLNAVNVRVI, encoded by the coding sequence ATGCAAGAAGGTAAAGTAAAATTCTTCAATGAAACTAAAGGTTTCGGTTTCATCACACCTTCAGCAGGTGGTCAGGACATCTTCGTTCACGTTTCAGGTCTTATCGACGAGATCCGTGAGAACGTTATGGTGTCTTACGAAGTACAAAATGGTCAAAAAGGTCTGAATGCAGTTAACGTTCGCGTTATCTAA
- a CDS encoding tetratricopeptide repeat protein has protein sequence MNYNKKLIITGSLACLLMGSQASAQIHSPNLPENKWITIAEEQFIQGHYSNAANSALNYIRQNKISTHTRRLDALDKAQYFVAVADLKLMKEGCVDSAINYINRTADPAFRQRTAYALAQYYFRNNMLTEAIPYYEIAGISNLTNEEIANAKFELAYAYFTMRQFDKAEPLFASIKQLASTYTSAGHYYFGLLAYNQGNFAEALESFEKIKNEKQYKSIVPYYIAEIHYFTGDRQKALQEALQLMKRPEKSYYDNELHLLAGQVLFEDQRYGEALPYFESYYNNVEKIRKEDLYEMAYSYYRVNEWQNAIDKFKPLSSTRDSLGQTAMYLLGDAYLKTSDKKSARNAFSFAADMPFNPGQQQAALLLASKLSYETGHYDKATANINTLLSNFPRSPYTDEAKTLLSSLLLKTSNYEEAYTALQGVTNRDHNYWATLQKVAYGYAIQQIQAGNLSEADRLLSESLQQPKDDRYEAAANFWKSELAYRMQRFGEVTGYAQKYLNATLVRDDVRYLSASATPQNAYLNMGYAAMQLRDFSSAQGYFGRAQQSQDNDASYLLTATLREADAVFMQKDYARALALYDKVIAGNSPEADYAKFQKSKLLGLQGKNAERATLLQSLINATPSSAYAADSRYELALTYIEQNSYQQAVTMLMPLTEALDRREMAPKAWMKIGFAHQQLNETDKAISAYKHVVTEFPSSEERPAALDALKSLYIENNQPNAYATLLEENNISSEGDLSLDSTFYSAAEAQYAAGKYSNAKQSLAQYLQRYPNGIFSAKAHYYKAESHMQLKENKEALAEYDLVLSAAGNDFTENSARKAAALALQNKDYSSAHRYYTVLRGAAASSESKIQAYNGLMLSSYELGKYDKATAYADTLSQQPGLDENMLSTVALYKARSLQRNNKTDEALAAYKKAETSKVGAVAAEARYRISEIYLKQGKLPEAETAANNTIKLSAGNDYWIVKSYILLADVLAQQKDYFNAKATLQSIVKNTKIAELKQEASAKLEQVKTLEKQQSKLSEE, from the coding sequence ATGAACTACAACAAGAAACTTATTATAACCGGAAGCCTGGCGTGCCTTTTAATGGGTAGCCAGGCTTCGGCTCAAATACACAGTCCCAATCTTCCGGAGAATAAATGGATAACCATAGCGGAAGAACAATTTATACAGGGACACTATAGCAATGCCGCGAACTCTGCACTGAACTACATCAGGCAGAATAAGATCAGCACGCATACACGCCGACTGGATGCGCTTGACAAAGCACAATATTTTGTCGCAGTAGCCGATTTGAAGTTGATGAAAGAAGGTTGTGTTGATTCTGCGATCAACTATATCAACAGAACGGCCGATCCAGCCTTTCGCCAACGCACGGCTTACGCGCTGGCCCAATACTATTTCCGTAACAACATGCTGACGGAGGCGATACCATATTATGAGATCGCAGGTATTTCAAATCTCACTAACGAGGAGATCGCCAATGCAAAGTTCGAACTGGCTTATGCTTACTTCACAATGCGCCAGTTTGATAAGGCAGAACCGCTTTTTGCATCAATCAAACAGCTGGCCAGCACGTACACTTCTGCAGGGCACTATTATTTCGGGCTGCTGGCTTATAACCAGGGCAATTTTGCAGAGGCACTTGAAAGCTTCGAAAAGATCAAGAACGAAAAGCAGTATAAGAGCATAGTGCCTTATTACATAGCGGAGATACACTACTTTACAGGCGACAGGCAAAAGGCGCTGCAGGAAGCATTGCAGCTAATGAAGCGCCCCGAAAAATCGTATTACGATAACGAGCTGCACCTGCTGGCTGGCCAGGTTTTGTTTGAAGATCAACGCTATGGTGAAGCGTTGCCTTATTTCGAAAGTTATTACAACAATGTTGAGAAGATCAGGAAGGAAGACTTGTATGAAATGGCTTATTCCTACTATCGCGTGAATGAATGGCAAAATGCCATTGATAAATTCAAGCCACTCAGCTCAACGCGCGACTCCCTCGGACAGACGGCAATGTACCTGCTTGGCGATGCTTACCTGAAAACGAGCGATAAGAAAAGCGCCCGCAATGCCTTCAGCTTTGCTGCAGATATGCCTTTCAACCCCGGCCAGCAACAGGCGGCATTGCTATTAGCTTCAAAACTTTCTTACGAAACCGGGCATTACGACAAGGCTACTGCCAACATCAATACGCTTCTTAGCAATTTCCCTCGTTCTCCGTATACAGACGAAGCCAAAACACTTTTGTCGAGCCTGCTGTTAAAGACCAGCAACTACGAAGAAGCGTACACAGCGCTGCAGGGCGTAACTAATCGCGACCATAACTATTGGGCAACCTTACAGAAAGTGGCTTATGGCTATGCCATACAACAAATACAAGCTGGCAATCTTTCTGAAGCAGACAGGTTGTTGTCTGAATCACTGCAACAACCCAAAGACGATAGGTATGAGGCAGCTGCTAACTTTTGGAAGTCGGAGCTTGCCTACCGCATGCAACGCTTCGGAGAAGTAACGGGCTATGCACAAAAATACCTCAATGCCACGCTGGTGCGTGACGATGTACGATACCTGAGCGCCTCTGCCACACCGCAAAACGCCTACCTGAACATGGGTTACGCAGCTATGCAGCTGAGAGACTTCAGTTCGGCACAAGGTTATTTCGGCAGGGCACAACAGTCGCAGGATAATGACGCCAGCTATTTGCTCACGGCCACATTGCGCGAAGCCGATGCAGTATTCATGCAAAAGGATTACGCTCGTGCCCTGGCTCTTTACGACAAAGTAATTGCGGGCAACAGCCCCGAGGCAGATTATGCAAAGTTTCAAAAATCCAAATTATTAGGCCTACAAGGCAAGAATGCAGAGCGTGCTACGCTTCTACAATCACTGATCAATGCTACTCCATCTTCGGCTTATGCCGCAGACTCCCGGTACGAATTAGCGCTCACTTATATTGAGCAAAACAGTTACCAACAGGCAGTAACTATGCTGATGCCGCTTACTGAAGCCCTCGACCGTCGGGAAATGGCGCCAAAAGCCTGGATGAAGATCGGCTTCGCGCACCAACAACTTAACGAAACAGATAAGGCAATTAGCGCTTACAAGCATGTTGTTACAGAATTCCCTTCGTCGGAAGAAAGGCCGGCAGCACTGGATGCGTTGAAGAGCCTGTATATTGAGAACAACCAGCCTAACGCCTACGCTACGCTGCTGGAAGAAAACAATATTTCATCTGAAGGAGATCTTTCGCTGGATTCAACATTCTATTCAGCTGCAGAAGCGCAATATGCTGCTGGTAAATACAGCAACGCGAAGCAATCACTGGCGCAGTACCTGCAACGTTATCCTAACGGCATCTTCTCAGCTAAGGCGCATTATTATAAGGCCGAAAGCCATATGCAGCTAAAAGAAAATAAAGAAGCACTGGCTGAATATGACCTTGTTCTGTCTGCTGCAGGAAATGACTTTACAGAGAACAGCGCCCGCAAAGCAGCGGCATTGGCCCTTCAAAACAAAGACTATTCGTCTGCTCACAGGTATTATACCGTATTACGCGGGGCTGCGGCCAGCAGCGAGAGTAAGATCCAGGCTTACAACGGGCTGATGTTGTCAAGCTACGAATTGGGCAAATATGATAAAGCTACTGCTTACGCTGATACACTGTCTCAGCAACCAGGTCTTGATGAGAACATGCTAAGTACAGTAGCGCTGTACAAAGCAAGGTCGTTGCAACGCAATAACAAAACCGACGAAGCGTTGGCAGCGTACAAGAAAGCAGAAACTTCGAAGGTGGGTGCCGTAGCCGCTGAAGCACGTTACCGTATTTCAGAGATCTACCTGAAACAGGGCAAACTACCTGAAGCTGAGACCGCTGCCAACAATACCATTAAGCTCTCTGCAGGCAATGATTACTGGATAGTGAAATCGTATATACTGCTGGCCGATGTACTGGCGCAGCAGAAAGACTACTTCAATGCTAAGGCAACCCTGCAAAGTATTGTGAAGAACACTAAGATCGCCGAGCTGAAGCAGGAAGCATCTGCCAAGCTGGAGCAAGTAAAAACATTGGAAAAACAACAAAGCAAACTGTCTGAAGAATAA
- a CDS encoding ParB/RepB/Spo0J family partition protein → MSQTNKKQALGKGIRALLNTIDEEIKTPGEKAAVPAAAGTGPSAGHIVRVPVDQIVVNPKQPRRDFDEQALKELSESIKLHDIIQPITVVKIAPAKYQLISGERRWRASKLGGLKDIPAYIRTADDQQMLELALLENLQRENLNAIEVALSYKRLMDECDMTQEQVADRMHKERSTVTNYLRLLKLPPDIQKAVRDGSISMGHARAIIGLELVDQQLYVFREVTEKGLSVRQTEALVKGMAHPEKAGATASADPAKLPPAYKRIEDNMASHFSTRVKLDRKKNGKGQVVIEFYSDGDLERIMEKMNL, encoded by the coding sequence ATGTCGCAGACCAATAAAAAACAGGCATTAGGAAAAGGTATCCGCGCACTGCTGAATACCATTGACGAGGAAATAAAGACCCCGGGCGAAAAGGCAGCTGTGCCTGCTGCGGCCGGAACCGGTCCGAGTGCGGGACATATAGTGCGTGTGCCTGTAGACCAGATAGTGGTGAACCCGAAGCAGCCACGTCGCGATTTTGACGAGCAGGCGCTGAAGGAATTGAGCGAGAGCATCAAGCTGCACGACATCATCCAGCCTATCACGGTTGTTAAAATAGCGCCTGCCAAATACCAGCTCATATCGGGCGAACGCCGCTGGCGCGCCTCGAAACTGGGTGGATTGAAAGATATACCTGCCTACATCCGCACCGCCGACGACCAGCAAATGCTGGAGCTGGCCCTGCTGGAGAACCTGCAGCGCGAGAACCTGAACGCAATAGAAGTAGCCCTGAGCTACAAGCGCCTGATGGACGAGTGCGACATGACGCAGGAACAAGTAGCTGACCGTATGCACAAAGAGCGCAGCACGGTAACCAACTACCTGCGCCTGCTGAAGCTGCCGCCGGATATCCAGAAAGCAGTTCGCGATGGCAGCATCAGCATGGGTCATGCAAGGGCTATCATCGGTTTGGAACTGGTAGATCAGCAATTGTATGTTTTCCGCGAGGTGACGGAGAAAGGCTTGTCGGTAAGGCAAACAGAAGCGCTGGTAAAAGGCATGGCGCATCCTGAGAAAGCAGGAGCCACAGCTTCCGCCGATCCAGCGAAACTGCCACCTGCATACAAGCGTATCGAAGACAACATGGCTTCGCACTTCAGCACCAGGGTAAAACTGGACAGGAAGAAGAACGGCAAGGGCCAGGTTGTGATAGAGTTTTACAGCGATGGAGACCTGGAAAGGATCATGGAGAAGATGAACCTGTAA
- a CDS encoding ParA family protein, with protein sequence MAKVIAIANQKGGVGKTTTSINLAASLAVLEYKTLLVDGDPQANSTTGNGFDLKNIQLGLYDIMVNDTPADQVILETETPNLYLLPSNIDLVGAEIELINHPNREHVLRNALEEQRKEFDFIIIDCSPSLGLITVNALTASDSVAIPVQCEYFALEGLGKLLNTIKIVQTRINTELQIEGILMTMYDGRLRLSNQVVEEIKNHFEDLVFHTIVHRNTKLGEAPSFGKPALLYDAESTGATNYLNLAKEILQKNNMTKIKNEDKIFEDENVADQ encoded by the coding sequence ATGGCTAAAGTAATAGCAATAGCAAACCAGAAAGGCGGAGTAGGGAAGACGACCACTTCCATCAACCTGGCGGCAAGCCTGGCAGTGCTGGAGTACAAAACGCTGCTAGTAGACGGTGATCCGCAGGCGAACAGCACCACGGGCAATGGCTTTGACCTGAAGAACATTCAGCTGGGCCTGTACGACATCATGGTGAACGATACGCCGGCCGACCAGGTGATACTGGAAACGGAAACGCCTAACCTGTACCTGCTGCCGTCGAACATTGACCTGGTGGGTGCGGAGATAGAGCTGATCAACCACCCGAACAGGGAGCACGTGCTGCGCAACGCGCTGGAAGAACAACGCAAAGAGTTTGACTTCATCATCATAGACTGCTCGCCATCGCTGGGCCTGATAACGGTGAACGCGCTGACGGCTTCGGACAGCGTAGCGATACCGGTACAGTGCGAGTACTTCGCCCTTGAAGGTCTCGGCAAGCTGCTGAACACGATCAAGATCGTGCAGACACGCATCAACACCGAGCTGCAGATAGAAGGTATCCTGATGACGATGTACGACGGTCGCCTGCGTTTGAGCAACCAGGTGGTGGAAGAGATCAAGAACCACTTCGAGGATCTTGTGTTCCACACCATAGTTCACCGCAACACCAAGCTGGGCGAGGCGCCAAGCTTCGGTAAGCCGGCGCTGCTGTATGATGCCGAGAGTACAGGTGCTACCAACTACCTGAACCTGGCTAAGGAAATACTGCAGAAGAACAACATGACAAAAATTAAGAACGAGGATAAAATATTCGAGGACGAAAATGTCGCAGACCAATAA
- a CDS encoding TonB-dependent receptor, translating into MQNRFGLVAALLLCLSFGAWAQTENAIIKGFVYDRSSGEPMIFTNVVLMDTKFAAQTDVNGYFSFTQIPEGTYTLFTTVIGYDTSKISVTVKPGDLINKKIFLNRGQRVLKGVEISARKIEKTTQINAGTTTVTPREIKLMPSAGGEPDIAQYLQVVPGVIFTGDQGGQLYIRGGAPSQTGILLDGVTIYNPFHQIGLFSVFETDAIRNVDIQSAGFNAQYGNRTSAILDVRTKDGNKNRTAGKVSVSPLMARAMVEGPLSKPKYEGGAGFTYLLSAKHSYFDKTSSSIYGGLGEPFKSSLPYSFTDLYGKVTFNGDNGSKINVFGFNFDDKAKAIDPDSLTEKAAIRWRATGAGTTFVITPGNSSALINGRFAYSKYNLDYKEADFVAAPNSAYDGTRSSGIEGFEGGIDFTYYMPHYSQLKYGLEVSGLHTALDYLNENGNTVVLDRRNTSAALFLMYRKNFGDKFILEPGFRMQYYSSISALSPEPRLGMKYNVSRTVRLKAAGGLYSQNIISTKSDRDIVNFFTGFILSPDEGVQNVDGGELNKNLQKAYHALGGIEVDIKNVELNLEPWYKNFYQNIELSRIKVLQADGNFTAGDGVAKGIDLSARYNKNRLYLWGVVSYQEIVYTTLVLKNNVVRIDENGRQIREKEAQSYAPPFDRRFNINLLAAYTAGKKKDWELSARYNIGSPFPFTQTQGFYENLVMLDQNHQLDQNVNTQNGQIGILYNNQINGGRLSWYHRLDVSVRKRFALSQYSNIETTLGVTNVYDRDNIFYVSRISGTRVYQLPVFPSLNVTWNF; encoded by the coding sequence ATGCAAAACCGCTTCGGCCTTGTAGCCGCTTTGTTATTATGCCTTTCGTTTGGCGCATGGGCGCAAACGGAAAATGCTATTATCAAAGGGTTTGTTTACGACCGTTCGTCAGGTGAACCGATGATCTTTACAAATGTTGTGCTGATGGATACCAAGTTCGCCGCACAAACGGACGTGAACGGTTATTTCTCTTTCACACAAATACCTGAAGGTACTTATACGCTGTTCACTACAGTTATCGGTTACGATACTTCGAAGATCAGCGTGACCGTAAAACCAGGCGACCTGATCAATAAAAAGATCTTCCTTAATCGCGGCCAGCGTGTGCTGAAAGGCGTAGAGATTTCTGCCCGTAAAATAGAAAAGACCACACAGATCAACGCGGGTACTACTACAGTTACTCCGCGAGAGATCAAATTGATGCCGAGTGCAGGTGGCGAACCTGATATCGCTCAATACCTGCAGGTAGTTCCGGGTGTGATCTTCACCGGCGACCAGGGTGGTCAGCTGTACATTCGCGGTGGTGCTCCTTCTCAAACCGGCATACTGCTGGATGGTGTTACTATCTACAATCCATTCCACCAGATAGGTTTATTCTCGGTTTTCGAAACAGACGCGATCCGCAACGTTGATATCCAGAGCGCCGGCTTCAATGCGCAATACGGCAATCGTACTTCAGCGATCCTGGATGTGCGTACCAAAGACGGTAACAAAAACCGCACTGCCGGTAAAGTTTCAGTTTCTCCGCTCATGGCTCGCGCCATGGTGGAAGGTCCGCTGTCCAAACCTAAATACGAAGGTGGCGCTGGCTTTACCTACTTGCTCTCTGCCAAGCATAGCTACTTCGATAAAACATCTTCTTCTATTTACGGCGGACTGGGCGAGCCTTTCAAAAGCAGCCTGCCTTACTCCTTTACCGACCTGTACGGTAAAGTGACCTTCAATGGCGACAATGGTAGTAAGATCAATGTATTTGGTTTCAACTTCGATGATAAAGCGAAAGCTATCGATCCAGATTCATTGACAGAAAAAGCAGCTATCCGCTGGAGAGCCACTGGCGCAGGTACTACCTTCGTTATTACACCGGGCAATAGCTCCGCGCTCATCAACGGTCGTTTTGCTTATTCTAAATACAACCTCGATTACAAAGAAGCTGACTTTGTAGCAGCGCCCAACAGCGCCTACGATGGTACACGTAGCAGTGGTATTGAAGGATTTGAAGGTGGTATCGATTTCACCTACTACATGCCACACTATAGCCAGCTGAAATATGGTCTGGAAGTAAGCGGCTTGCATACAGCACTAGACTACCTTAATGAGAACGGCAACACAGTTGTCCTCGACCGTCGTAATACGTCGGCAGCTTTGTTCCTGATGTACCGCAAAAACTTCGGAGACAAGTTCATCCTCGAACCCGGCTTCCGCATGCAGTACTATTCTTCAATCAGCGCACTTTCTCCAGAGCCACGCCTGGGTATGAAATACAACGTTTCCCGTACTGTACGACTGAAAGCTGCGGGTGGTTTGTATTCGCAAAACATCATCAGTACCAAGAGCGATCGCGACATCGTGAATTTCTTCACCGGCTTTATCCTGAGCCCGGATGAAGGTGTGCAAAATGTGGATGGCGGCGAACTGAACAAGAATTTGCAGAAAGCATATCATGCCTTGGGTGGCATCGAGGTCGACATCAAAAACGTAGAACTGAACCTCGAACCATGGTATAAAAACTTCTATCAGAATATCGAGTTGAGCAGGATCAAGGTCTTACAGGCCGATGGTAACTTCACAGCCGGCGATGGCGTAGCAAAAGGTATAGATCTGTCAGCCAGGTACAACAAGAACCGACTCTATTTGTGGGGTGTGGTATCTTACCAGGAAATCGTTTATACAACACTGGTGCTGAAAAACAACGTTGTTCGCATAGATGAAAATGGCAGGCAGATCAGAGAAAAAGAAGCACAATCTTACGCACCACCATTCGATCGCCGCTTCAACATCAACCTGCTGGCTGCTTATACCGCCGGCAAGAAAAAAGATTGGGAACTGTCTGCGAGATATAACATCGGATCGCCATTCCCCTTCACACAAACACAAGGATTCTACGAGAACCTGGTCATGCTCGATCAAAACCATCAGCTCGATCAAAATGTCAACACACAAAATGGCCAGATCGGCATATTATATAACAACCAGATCAATGGCGGCCGTCTTTCCTGGTACCACAGGCTCGACGTCTCGGTACGTAAAAGGTTCGCTCTGTCTCAATATTCCAACATCGAAACAACTCTGGGTGTTACCAACGTATATGACAGGGACAACATCTTCTACGTAAGCCGTATCTCTGGTACACGCGTTTACCAATTACCTGTATTCCCAAGCCTCAATGTGACATGGAATTTCTAA
- a CDS encoding YkgJ family cysteine cluster protein: protein MLPNNWQQTSKDHQKAYKRMLEKGNKNKMLKALPQLHEEAFEQVDCLSCANCCKNYSPRFKQPDIKRIARRLKMKEGDLVARYLKLDNEGDYVVQSSPCPFLAADNTCDIYEDRPSDCARYPYTDEDVLLKRVQLTLKNATVCPATFKVMERLLEMEQK, encoded by the coding sequence ATGCTTCCCAACAACTGGCAACAAACAAGTAAAGACCACCAGAAGGCGTATAAGCGCATGCTGGAGAAGGGCAATAAGAACAAGATGCTTAAGGCCCTTCCCCAGCTGCACGAAGAGGCATTTGAGCAGGTAGACTGCCTGAGCTGCGCCAACTGCTGCAAGAATTATTCTCCCCGCTTTAAGCAACCGGATATTAAACGCATTGCCAGGCGCCTCAAAATGAAAGAAGGCGACCTGGTAGCCCGCTACCTGAAACTGGATAACGAAGGCGACTATGTAGTACAATCATCTCCTTGTCCCTTCCTGGCAGCAGACAATACCTGCGATATCTACGAAGACCGTCCTAGCGATTGTGCACGTTACCCATACACAGACGAAGACGTGCTGCTGAAACGCGTGCAGCTGACACTGAAGAACGCCACGGTTTGCCCGGCTACGTTCAAGGTGATGGAACGACTACTTGAAATGGAACAGAAATAA